One window of the Saccopteryx bilineata isolate mSacBil1 chromosome 2, mSacBil1_pri_phased_curated, whole genome shotgun sequence genome contains the following:
- the PLA2G1B gene encoding phospholipase A2 isoform X2, whose product MIKCTIPDSDPLKDYNNYGCYCGLGGSGTPVDELDACCQVHDHCYSQAKKRDSCRFLLDNPYTKIYSYSCSGSEITCSSKNKDCQAFICNCDREAAICFSKAPYNKEHKNLDTEKYC is encoded by the exons ATGATCAAGTGCACGATCCCTGACAGCGACCCCTTGAAAGATTACAACAACTACGGATGCTACTGTGGCCTTGGCGGATCCGGTACCCCTGTGGATGAACTGGACGC GTGCTGTCAGGTACATGACCACTGCTACAGCCAAGCCAAGAAGCGGGACAGCTGCAGATTCCTCCTGGACAACCCCTACACCAAAATCTACTCATACTCATGCTCTGGCTCAGAGATCACCTGCAGCA GCAAAAACAAAGACTGCCAGGCCTTCATCTGCAACTGTGACCGCGAGgctgccatctgcttctcaaagGCTCCATACAACAAGGAGCACAAGAATCTGGACACCGAGAAGTACTGTTAG
- the PLA2G1B gene encoding phospholipase A2 isoform X1: MKLLVLAALLTVGAAGSGLSPRAVWQFRNMIKCTIPDSDPLKDYNNYGCYCGLGGSGTPVDELDACCQVHDHCYSQAKKRDSCRFLLDNPYTKIYSYSCSGSEITCSSKNKDCQAFICNCDREAAICFSKAPYNKEHKNLDTEKYC; encoded by the exons ATGAAACTACTTGTGCTGGCTGCTCTGCTCACAG TGGGCGCCGCGGGAAGCGGCCTCAGCCCGCGGGCAGTGTGGCAGTTCCGCAACATGATCAAGTGCACGATCCCTGACAGCGACCCCTTGAAAGATTACAACAACTACGGATGCTACTGTGGCCTTGGCGGATCCGGTACCCCTGTGGATGAACTGGACGC GTGCTGTCAGGTACATGACCACTGCTACAGCCAAGCCAAGAAGCGGGACAGCTGCAGATTCCTCCTGGACAACCCCTACACCAAAATCTACTCATACTCATGCTCTGGCTCAGAGATCACCTGCAGCA GCAAAAACAAAGACTGCCAGGCCTTCATCTGCAACTGTGACCGCGAGgctgccatctgcttctcaaagGCTCCATACAACAAGGAGCACAAGAATCTGGACACCGAGAAGTACTGTTAG